CGTTCCCAAAATTAAGGCTGGACAGGTAACCTGCTCCAGCTAGGAAGTGTTGTATGCATTCATGAGCCCCTCATGTTTTTTTCCATTTACTGTACAGCTGAGATTGGGAAGTTGCTACATGCAGTGCTACAGGCCACATCTTACCATTTTGTGGCACATCACATTGAAATGCCAAAGCCACTATTTCACGCATTTTAAGACTTCATAAAATTAACTTGAAGCATTTTAAAATCAGTAGTTAAAGACTGTAATGTTGTAGTGCCTTGTTTTCATTTTACCTGTTAGCATATAAGTTAAATACGTCTTCCCAGACAGATAATTCTATCCTGATCTTTAGCTGATGCTATCGAGCCAGAAAGAGAACCTTGAAGCTGTGGCTTCCAAACTTAACTCCAAAACTGCTCTTAAAGAGATGATCAGTCTTGGTCCTGGAAGACGTACTAGCCTTCCGCAACATCAAAGCTAGAGGCTATTGATTGTGGTGTAATGTTTgtttcagtgacactgtacataATTGTTTTAGTTATGGTTATCTTAACTTGTGAAAATAAGTGTTACACTACAAGGTATTCAGTATCATTTATTTAAGTTTTTGGCTAGACCAAAAACTTGTACCATTGTGGCAGCTTACAAGTGTAGAAATGATCCTCATTAGGACTCTTCAGAGTTGCTTCAAATCTTAATATGAAAACATCCTACATGCTCAGTTaacagagcaggaaagtggacttCTACTGCTTCCAGGATTATGGAAGATACAAATCTTTTATCATTTTTGTTTGCATCTGTTCATTATGGTTCGATGCATAGCTGGTATTTATAAAGCCAGTCACTTGTATTTCTTCTCTACAGATCATTCCATCTCTGAAGGACATGGTAAAGAACAGCAGTTGTGGTTGTTCTTCTGCAGATATTCTGAGAATGGAGAGGATTATACTGGATAAATTGAACTGGGATCTGCACACAGCAACACCTCTGGATTTCCTTCACATTGTAAATACATTTTGTTAAATTTCCTGAGGCTTTGAGCAAAAAGCATGAGGGTAAATTGCTCTGAAGTTAAAGCTCCATATGAGTTTTCATTGACGCTTCATAAAAATACTTTTGTGGCTGTTTAGGTCTTGTAATTAACACTTTTCCCCAGTGAGAAGGTGGATAGGCAAACTTCAGTTGACGATCACCTACTAAGAAACATACATGAGACTGGTGTTAACTGGTTTAGTGTGCCTGTGTCTACTGTTGGGGAAGTATCCTGTTTCCATCAAACagactttctctctccttctccacaccGTTCCCCACTAAAAATGGCCCCAGAACTTGGAAACTGACCCGAAGTGAAGCCATGTTGTGCTGCTGCATGATGTAACATACTGTGCTATCAGTTTATCTTTATATGCTCACTCGacatatttattttgaaatgttttttGGAAAAATTGCTGCACTATTCACTGTTCAGATGACATGTGATCCAAGTAGTCTGCACAAAAGTATATTATGTACTACACCATGGTGTGATGGATTGCAGGTTTGTGCTCCTGatttctcttcctttccccctcctcctcccacctactTTGGTGAGTTCTAAAGTACAGCTTTCCAGACTAAGGGATAGAAAATTGCAGCAGTGATCAGGACTAAAATTACCATTGATGCAATGTCTCAGTCACTGTATCTTCATGCATACACAGTAATAGTTGATACAGAACCATAAAGGACTGGAGCAATGGTAATTTGttctctgattccaccccactccAACTTCCTGGTATTAAAATGGAAGGTTTCCTTTGATCATATCTGTGGAGTTGAGTGACACTGGGCGGAAAACTATGTCTGCTACTCCCAGGTGCTGCATGTTGAAACTCCACTCTGCTAACAGTAGTAAGGATGCTTTTGCATCCTATATCCACCATAATGAGTTAAATACtagggtatagaatcatagaagtttacatggaaacaggcccttcggcccaacatgtccatgtcgcccagtttataccactaagctagtcccaattgcctgcacttggcccatatccctctatacccatcttacccatgtaactgtccaaatgctttttaaaagacaaaattgtacctgcctctactactgcctctggcagcttgttccagacactcaccaccctttgagtgaaaaaattgcccctctggacccttttgtatctctcccctctcaccttaaatctatgccccctcgttatagactcccctacctttgggaaaagattttgactatctaccttatctatgcccctcgttattttatagacttctataagatcaccccgaaacctcctactctccagggaaaaaagtctcagtctatccaacctctccctataagtcaaaccatcaagtcctggtagcatcctagtaaatcttttctgcactctttctagtttaataatatcctttctataatagggtgaccagaactgtacacagtattccaagtgtggccttactaatgtcttgtacaacttcaacaagacatcccaactcctgtattcaatgttctgaccaatgaaaccaagcatgctgaatgcctccttcaccaccctatccacctgtgactccactttcaaggagctatggacctgtactcctagatctctttgttctataactctccccaacgccctaccattaacggagtaggtcctagcccgatttgatctaccaaaatgcatcacctcacatttatctaaattaaactccatctgccattcatcggcccactggcccaatttatcaagatcccgttgcaatcctagataaccttcttcactgtccacaatgccaccaatctggtgtcatctgcaaacttactaaccatgcctcctaaattctcatccaaatcattaatataaataacaaataacagcagacccagcaccgatccctgaggcacactgctggtcacaggcctccagtttgaaaaacaaccctcgacaaccaccctctgtcttctgtcgtcaattcaattttgtatccaattggctacctcaccttggatcccgtgagatttaaccttatgtaacaacctaccatgcggtaccttgtcaaaggctttgctaaagtccatgtagaccacgtctactgcacagccctcatctatcttcttggttaccccttcaaaaaactcaatcaaattcgtgagacatgattttcctctcacaaaaccatgctgactgttcctaatcagtccctgcctctccaaatgcctgtagatcctgtctctcagaataccctctaacaacttacccactacagatgtcaggctcaccggtctgtagttcccaggcccttaaacaaaggcacaacatttgctaccctccaatcttcaggcacctcacctgtagctgtcgatgattcatatatctctgctaggggatccgtaatttcctccctaacctcccataacgtcctgggatacatttaatcaggtcccggagatttatctaccttgatgcgcgttaagacttccagcacctccctctctgtaatatgtacactcctcagacatcactatttatttccccaagttccctaacatccatgcctttctcaaccgtaaataccaatgcgaaatattcatttaggatctcacccatctcttgtggttccgcacatagatgaccttgttgatccttaagaggccctactctctccctagttactcttttgccctttatgtatttgtggaagctctttggattctcctttgccttatctaccaaagcaatctcatgtcccctttttgccctcctgatttctctcttaactctactccggcaatcactatactcttcaagggatccacttgatcccagctgcctatgcatgtcatatgcctcctttttttgactcgggcctcaatctcccgagtcatccaaggttccctacttctaccagccttgcccttcactttataaggaatgtgcttaccctgaaccctggttaacacacttttgaaagcctctcaCTTACccgacgtccctttgcctgccaacagactctcccaatcaacttctgaaagttcatgtctaataccatcaaaattggcctttccccaatttagaattttaacttttgggccagacctatcattctccatagctatcttaaaactaatggaattatgatcactggtcccaacgtgatctctcactaacacttctgtcacctgcccttccttatttcccaagaggaggtcaagttttgccccctctctagtcgggccatccacatactgaatgagaaattcctcctgaatacactcaacaaatttctctccatccaagcccctaatgctatggctgtcccagtcaatgttgggaaagttaaagtcccctactattaccaccctatttttcttgcagctgtctgtactctccttacatatttgctcctcaattttccGTTGACTaattgggggtctgtagtacaatcctatcaaagtgatctctcccttcttatttttcagttctacccatatagactcagtgggcgagcCCTCTGatgtatcccctctcactactgccgtgatgttctccctaatcaagaacgcaactccccctcctctcttacctcctgctctatctttcctatagcatctgtaccctggaacattgagctgccagtcctgcccctcccttagccatgtttcagtaatagctataacatcccagtcccatgtacccaccaTGCCgagagttcatctgccttgcccatcagacttcttgcattgaaataaatgcagtttaatctagacttcccttggtctttgccctgctttctcagaccatctgtccggtcatgttttgtacactctcccttactgccttttgtttctgtcaccactttacttcccactgacttactgcatcggttcccatccccctgccacattagtttaaaccttccccaacagcactagcaaacactccccctaggacattggtttcagtcctgcccagatgcagaccgtccaatttgtactggtcccacctcccccagaacctgttccaatggcccaggaatttgaatccctccctcttgcaccatctctcaagccacgtattcatcctagctatcctgtcattcctactctgactagcccgtggcactggtagcaatcctgagattactacctttgaggtcctactttttagtttaactcctaactccctaaattcagcttgtaggacctcatcccgttttttacctataccgttggtacctatatgcaccacgacaactggctgttcaccctccccctccagaatgtcctgcagccgctccgagacatccctgacccttgcaccagggaggcaatataccatcctggagtctcggttgcgtccgcagaaacgcctgtctgttccccttacaatcgagtcccctatcactatagctctgccactctttttcctgccctcctgtgcagcagagccagccacggtgccatgaacctggccgctgtcaccttcccctggtgagccatctcccccaacagtatccaaaacggtatacctgttttggagggagatgactgcaggggacccctgcactgccttcctactcttcctctgtctgttggtcacccattcactatctccctcagtaatttttatctgtggtgtgaccaactcactgaacgtgctatccatgacttcctcagcatcgcggctgctccaaagtgagtccatccacagctccagagccgtcaagcggtcaaacagtagctgcagctggacacacttcccgcaggtgaaggaaccagggacacaggaaggatccctgaattcccacatcccacaagaggaacataacatgggtctgggatctcctgccatgacttaacccttaagttagcttaacaactacaatgtcaagaaaaaaaaaagaaagaaaaacttcttaccagtcaccagccaatcacttacctgttggctgtgacttcgtgcctcctgcagctgaaataaactaaagacttaaaaaaaaaagacggtAAAAGAAACCCACTAGCTAGCAGCCAATCAGCTCCTCCCCTTGTGCTGATGTCACTTTTGATTGTCTTACCTCGCTCCTTGAAGCCCTGAActctttatcgctgatcctgcgctccgattgaggcctactccccgggcctcgctctttatttagtccggcgctccgacacactgcccccgactctgaacacgtccgctccttacctcaggcgctccgattgaggcctactccccgggcctcgctctttattaatccGGCGctccgacgcactgcccccgactccgaacaggtccgctccttacctcaggcgctccgatTGTCTTATATTGGCGTACAGTGTAGATACGTACACCATAGCCCTGGATGCCATTATACTTTAATACTTGGATTTcattaatttggaaaaaaaacctCACTTCTGCCCCTCTTTCCTCACTGTGCCAGGCTTCAGCACCTCCACACAGTGCATCTGAGGTAAAGAACTCAGCAGGCAGGGGAATGAACTGGCTTTCCTCTAGACTTTTTTTCTAGAATGTTTACGTTGTGTTTTGATTGAATTTTCTCTGCCATTCTTCCTGCTGGACTTAGAATGGCCATGTAGGCATTGTCCCCAGTGGTAGGAGACCAGTGCTTTCAGGAGTGGTATGGGGAAATATAGGGGAAAGCAGGAACAAAACAAAAGGCACATAATTAATGGAGAAGATTGGAACGATTCTTAACCAGAGAGCAAGAGACGAGTATTGCTCAATTTTGGAGACTTGAGCAGTCTACCCAACTGGCATTGTCAGACAGCAGGAAAGGAGGGGCTTAAGCATGGGTTGGATCTGTATACTTATTTGAAACCTGTGAATCTTTCAAGATTTTTAAATGCTCAAAAACTCCATAGAAACATTTCTTTGTCACCGTAGTTGAAAAGAATCTTAACTCTTTTTAATATTTGTTTAGTTTCATGCGATGATGATGTCCAGCCGTCCCCAGTTGCTCAGCAACCTGCCTAAGATGAACCCATCCCAACGTATTGCACTCCTCATCAGGCAGCTACAGCAGTGTGTGGCCTGTCACCAGCTTCTGCAGTTCAAGGGCTCTACACTTGCACTGGCCATCATCAGTCTCAAGCTGGAAACATCAATTCCTGATTGGCTAGCTCTCACTATTGATCTGCTGAAAAAGGCACAGGTATGAGCTAATTATATTTATCTTGAGATTCTTGGAAAAATGGCCAGTTTAAAAATTGACATGTGTATGCACGTATGTAGATCAGTTCTTTAGACGGCATTTAAATGGGCGGTCAGAATAACCACCCATATTCTTGACGGGATTTGCGGATTTGGCTCAGTAACTGCAGCTATTTTATTTTTGGTGCAAGTGTCCTTAGTCAACCAGCCCTCCTGTGGAAAACAAGGATGGAAAcacaaagttactattgaatgcaATTGGCTCACATTTACATTTTAACACAACACAGAACCTTTAATTGCTGCAGAGCACAATAGGACCATTAGAATTATGTGTGCCCCACTGAACAATTTTGGGTACAATCTTAAAATTGCTAAAAGTAGATCCAATATATTTAAAGGTTAAATGTACTTGGGATTAAGAGCTTTAATGTGTTGTGTTCACTGCTGCCTCAAATGCCAGATACCCAAACTGTTGGAACTGTCTGGAAATGGAACTCATTTTTGTGAGGGGTGTGGAATGCAATGTCCAACTTTTCAAACACCTAAAATTATTGCAGATTGACTTCCTTTGACAGTATTTAAAGCATCAATTAATTATGGGCACGTAGTGCCATTTGTACCTGGCTGTTCTTTTACATTGAGCAATTGATATTCTAATTTTTCACAAAGTAATActgtattttcatttttttttgtttttcacttTTCAGATCGATAGCTTACAGCTGATTCGCTGTCGAGAGCTTGTGGCTGGATACCTATCCACATTTCAGGCTTCCCTACCCCCCAATGCAGTGTACATCTACAACCCCTGCAAGCAAACCATGGTCCCATGTGGTAGGGGAGTACTTAGGCTTTATTCCTCCCCTACCACAGAGCCAGAGTTTGCTGTTGTCAAGGACACCACCAAAAGAATTGGCAGTACAGCTGCACCCTACCGATGCCTGCCTACTTCCCATAGCAGCAAGCAGGCCTCGGCAAAACGTAAAGTAGAAGAGATGGAGGTGGATGACTTCTATGATGGCATAAAGCGTTTGTACAATGAGGACAGCAGTCAAGAAATTGTGGGGATGGATACTGTAACCTCTAGCTGTGGTACAAATCTACAGATTAAAGAGGGTAGTATCTCCCCATGTCCTCCGCTTCAGCCTGTCACAGTCATCTAACTGGGTAAAGTGGCTGAAGTTTAAGGCTTAAGCTACAATTACAGGGAAGAAGATATTGTTGAAGGGCATACCTTACCAGGCTGAAATGAAGTGAGCCAAACATTTTCATGCTGCTAATTTTAGTCTAACCATTTATTCAAGCACTCATTAAAAAGTATAAAAaagaatgtattaaaaaaaattaaaagtcccAAAAACTGGAACAAAAAAAGTTGTAgcaatttttaaacatttttctctCGTTATCAGTATAATTGCATCTATTTCTAAATCTTGAAATGCGTTTTTGTGCCATCTGTTCTCTCTGTTCCGAGTCCACAATTCACCGTGTGACATATTCAATTTTACAGCCTAATTGTTGCTTACTGTCTAATTTCAACTTGTAGTTCCTTGTGCTTAAAAATATGTTTGATGATGTGCATGTTGTCTTATACATACTGACCTTTGCTGAAGAGGATTTTGGAGAGGAGTGTTTTTGCAACTCTTCAGGATATGTAATGTTAAACAAAAAATTGTCAAGTAACTAAACACATTTTCTTGGGTGTCCAAACTGCTTGCAAACTGCCCCAAAAGCTAAAATTGCTGGGAGGTTTTGGTTATGAACAAGAGAAGAGACTTTTAACATTGCTGTGCAAATTTGTTTTATAATGGAAACAGCACTTTTGAGTTTTATTTCCTATGATTTGGAAGATATGCTGTTATTTTGGGTCTGAAGCAAAAGTCATTTAGTTTTTTAAGGAGGATATGGTTGGTTTTATGTGAATTCTATGCATCGTTTTGTAAATTAATGCTAGAATCAGTTAACTGAAGTGGTGTACCACTGTTTAGAAGATGCCTATTTATTTGTCCTTTAATTGAGTTGTGCCATTTTTGGGAAACCATGAACTTGCCATAAATGTGCATCAGTTTAGTTTACATACAGACCTGAGCTTTGAACTTTTATACAAAAAAACTTTAGTCATAGTTCACATCACAGTGGGTTTTATTACCAGGAATTCACATAAGATCAATAATGATTCTATAGGGGCAGTTATTTAAAATGAAACCTGTTTTAGCTCCACTATGCATTAACTGATCCTGAATGTGGAAAAAAAAGTAATCTTTGTTTATTTTCCCTGTTTCTTAAATCATCTGACTTGGTGGGCACAGTGCTCTCTCTACAGTCTGAAAAAAGGTACTGCATTCTTTGAAAAGTGCAGTTGTACTGCTAAGGTGCTTCTGGCAGCAATAAAGTTGTCCTTGATTCAATATTTTGTGCTTTTTGCTTGCTTGCTACTTTTTACATACAGAATACTGTGTCCAAATTATGTTTAGAGCTGTTACACAACTTTTTATGCTATGCTGATTATTCTAAAAGAAAAGTTAACCCATTTGTAGTAACAGGATTGTTGTAAAGGTCAGATCCAGTATGCCTCCTGTTAGCTCACACTGATGGCACACATCACTCTCTGT
The DNA window shown above is from Heptranchias perlo isolate sHepPer1 chromosome 1, sHepPer1.hap1, whole genome shotgun sequence and carries:
- the ccni gene encoding cyclin-I: MKFSGPLESQRLSVLLEKAVSREAQMWKVYVPKYLTNQDTDVSPAQRDEVIQWLAELNSKFHFYPETLSLAITILDRFLALVKARPKYLRCIAISCFFLAAKTNEEDEIIPSLKDMVKNSSCGCSSADILRMERIILDKLNWDLHTATPLDFLHIFHAMMMSSRPQLLSNLPKMNPSQRIALLIRQLQQCVACHQLLQFKGSTLALAIISLKLETSIPDWLALTIDLLKKAQIDSLQLIRCRELVAGYLSTFQASLPPNAVYIYNPCKQTMVPCGRGVLRLYSSPTTEPEFAVVKDTTKRIGSTAAPYRCLPTSHSSKQASAKRKVEEMEVDDFYDGIKRLYNEDSSQEIVGMDTVTSSCGTNLQIKEGSISPCPPLQPVTVI